TGACAATGATGGCAGCTGGCATCGAGTTAGCAAAGGAGCACCAGAGCAGATTATCGAACTTTGCGACCTCCGAGAAGATATCAAGAAGAAGGCTCATTCAATCATCGACAAATTCGCAGATCGTGGTCTTCGTTCACTCGCTGTTTGCCGACAAACTGTTCCAGAGAAAACCAAAGAGAGTGCTGGAGGACCATGGCAATTTGTTGGTCTGTTGCCTCTCTTTGATCCCCCAAGGCATGACAGTGCAGAGACAATTAGAAGGGCACTCAATCTCGGTGTCAACGTTAAGATGATCACTGGGGATCAATTGGCCATTGGAAAAGAAACAGGGCGTAGACTTGGAATGGGCACGAACATGTACCCATCTTCCTCACTTCTTGGACAAAGCAAGGATGAGTCAATTGCTTCTTTGCCTGTTGATGAGCTTATTGAGAAAGCTGACGGATTTGCAGGAGTCTTCCCTGGTGAGTTTTAACTTTCTTAATAGCACAATTCTGTTTGTGCCTTTGCTTTTACACTAAATGGATGATGTTGTTGATGTTAAATACAGaacacaaatatgaaattgtgaGGAGGCTTCAAGAGAGGAAGCATATTTGTGGAATGACAGGAGATGGTGTGAATGATGCTCCAGCTTTGAAGAAAGCAGACATAGGAATTGCAGTTGCTGATGCAACTGATGCTGCAAGAGGCGCTTCTGATATAGTCTTGACAGAGCCAGGATTGAGCGTAATCATAAGCGCTGTTTTAACAAGCAGAGCCATTTTCCAAAGAATGAAAAACTACACCATTTATGCAGTCTCAATCACCATCCGTATTGTACTTGGCTTTATGCTAATTGCACTCATTTGGAAATTTGACTTCTCCCCTTTCATGGTTTTGATCATAGCCATTCTCAATGATGGTACCATCATGACCATCTCTAAAGATAGAGTAAAACCCTCTCCTCTTCCTGATTCATGGAAGCTCCGTGAGATCTTTGCAACTGGCGTTGTCTTGGGATCATACTTAGCGGTTATGACCGTTGTTTTCTTCTGGATAGCTAACGCTACTGATTTCTTTTCGGTACTAAAAGACTACATTTACGATTGCTTTTAGCTACAAAATACAATTGTTTGTGCTTCTGTATTCATAGATTTCTGTTGTTCAGGACAAATTTGGTGTACATTCTATTAGAGGAAATGATGGTGAGCTCACAGCAGCTGTATATCTTCAAGTCAGTACAGTAAGTCAAGCGCTCATCTTTGTGACAAGATCTCGAAGCTGGTCATTTGTCGAACGCCCTGGTCTGCTCTTAGTGTTCGCTTTCTTCGTAGCACAACTGGTAACAACACTCACAATAAACATATACAAATAGATAAAATCATATAAGCAACCCCATTATACatcttaaaactaaataataattcaattctGTTTAGGTGGCTACCTTGATCGCTGTGTACGCCAACTGGGGATTCGCTGAAATGAAAGGAATTGGGTGGGGATGGGCAGGAGTTATCTGGATTTACAGCGTAATCTTCTACATTCCTCTGGACGTTCTCAAGTTTGCCACTAGATATGCTTTGAGTGGAAAGGCTTGGAATAACATGATCCAAAATAGGGTACAGCacataatttgaaaacaaacatgGATAATCTTTTACTTGTTCCTGCTGGCCTATTATCTCACATTCTCATTCCTGCTGCCATTTCAGACTGCTTTCACATCAAAGAAGGATTATGGCATTGGAGAGAGGGAGGCTCAATGGGCTGCAGCGCAACGTACCCTCCATGGCCTACAGCCTCCTGAAACATCCGAACTCTTCAATGACAAAACCAACTACAGGGAGCTGTCCGAAATCGCGGAGCAAGCCAAGAAGCGCGCTGAAGTCGCTAGGTAAATCTCAACAACCAAAAACTCTAGTGTGTTTGATCTTCTGTAATGACATTTTCGTTGAGGTTGTAATTGGTTGTGATGTATTTTGAAGGTTGAGGGAGCTTCATACATTGAAAGGACATGTGGAATCGGTGGTGAAACTAAAGGGATTGGATATTGAAACTATACAACAACACTACACTGTTTGAAGATGACAATGAATGGTAAAGAGAAATTTCAGGCGGCGGAAAAGGTGGCCGCCGGCGACAGCAACAAGACATAGAAATCATAAAAGGaacagcaacaacaacaacaacaacaaaaaatgagattttttttgcctctttttaaaattatttgattcattggttcaattaattatacatTAGGCTGTGTCTTgtggtttgaattttgtagtaGGAAAGTTAGAGTGATGGCAATAAGTCGTCAGCACGTGTGATTGTGAACTTCCAATCCTATGTTGGTGTCAACCCCACCCGTTTCACCGGATAGGGTCTTCTtattattccatttttttctctctttttattattatgaaataaataacaataaacaaaaaaattagtatttttctcttttttctcttttatttattttgattcccACATTCATTATCTTAATacttaaataatgttttttacTTCTAGTAGATGGATGAATCAATTAAACAAAtcctaaacaaaataataatttttttaaaaaatatttgcattaagtttaattgaactttgaacaaatttaaaattttatgaaaattagtgGCCagtatttgttttcaatttctaatttattcttttttttctttcaattattttatcatacttttatcaaataatttggattaaacaaaattaattgaaatttcaattaatattataaaattttaaataaaaagtattatatgtctttagttttcaatataatcgcctttttaaaattgttttagacCGCTCTTAACTCTAAGGAAGTCGACGTTATCGACTTATGACTATGATTAGCAtcattgaaataaaaatcattaattaataagtaTTTGTTacttaaaacatataaaattagaaagcTACTAAATCTCTTTCTGTAATTTGATTCACATGATTCTTATGatgacatttaaaattaaagtaccACAATACCGTCATCATCTTTTGAATCTaaaaaattttccattttatatatatatatatttaaaaaaatttcaaattttctcgaCGGTATTTACCcaaattaagttttaatataacaaaatatcacggTATATCATTTTAgtacattaaatttaatattatttaaattattttttttagaaaaaaaagtaacaatttagtaaattgtatttcaattatttcaattataatgGATCATCCAACCTAACATAGGACTTTGTTTATGGGGTTTATAAAGATACAAGAATATGGAATTCTAGCTGTTGTCAAATAcagtatttttcttcctttttttcaaaaagaaaagaaaatagatatcATTTCCATGGACCTTTACAAaagtttcaataatatatacactTCCAACTTTGTACTttatctatataaaaaaaaatactttgaatGTAAGTTTTGGAGGAACactattttgtttcaatatttgttaaagaaataataatgattacTTCATcgtttatatataaatgaaagcTGTTACCATCTCTCTCACCAATATAGTGATgtatttgtttgaagttttcATGGGttaaaaatcattaattttaaaagaaattacacAGATATCttccattctttaatttgtctcattctattaaaatatatcataataaatagaaacatatatatgttctttttaatACAACACACTCAACTACCAACATAAattcttgtttaaaaaatttaagttctAAGATACTTTCATCCTTCTCTTTCGGCCTATTACTTGTGAACCAGTTTTTATACACGAATGATTAAAGTTTGTGGGTATTATGGATacaaaagaaagatttttatCCAAAACTAACAACAATGCAACTTTTTAACGCTATTATTAACTTGGtgcttctaaaaaaaaattgaagtccaagaatattttgaagtaaagTAGGGAGTTTAGGAGTATTTTGTCTTTCTATTTACGTAGATGTGGAGAAAAAGCTTTGTATTGAATGAAAAGAGTTTAGGCTGAAAGATGATTTTACTCATTATCCATTTCTCAATTCAAGTTTCTTTACAATTCctaattattatcttttaaaacgATATCCCAAATGGTTTAAGTACCATAATGCTCCTTCTGCTGCATGCTCTGCTGccactttctttcttgtttgaaGGTTTCCATAGCATTCCACAACTGCTTCACAATCTCCCTTCATTTCAATTCTAACCTTGAATCTATACCtgaatcaaaatcaaagttttgCATCAATTGTTAAAATCCCATCAAATATCCTTGTTCTCCATAAATGAAGCTAGTTACTAATTTCATTCTTTGCTCGGGTGTGTTTTTCCTTTCGATTCAATCTATATATTCTTGCTCATGTTTGCACAGTACAGAATGCTATATGGACATGTCAAATCCAAACATAGCTAACAAGAAACCTTCATCAGCTGACTCCATGGTGGCATCTAATTGTACGTACCCGTTTcgaatataaaaagaagaaacagagTTGTACACAActtacaaaacaaattttcttcaaaaagtAGTTGTTAGAAGAGGGGATAATCTACAAGACCAAAAGGCATAATAAGGAATACATCTTTAGCCAAGTATCGTTGAAAGTTTGGCCCTGACAGGTTACTTGAGCAAAGAGTTtttgtaagtttataacttaTGCTGATGAGAGTTATATATTGAGCTTACTTTTTTGCATGGCTTGGACCTTCTTCTTCACAGCATTCAAATAGAGGAGGCTGCCAGTGATTTGCAGTGCATATCTCAAATAGAAGGGACTTTGCCGCTCTCTTTTCTGGAGTACCTAAAGTGAAAAAGGGTGAAGGCAAACCATTAGAGCAAACTTTGAGTAgtccaaatcaaaatttctgAAGCGCCATGGCAACGCTTATGGGAATCAGAGAGGCAATAAGTAGTCTTCCTCATCCAAATAAAACGAAGATAAAGTAAGCCATCAAAGTGAAAAAGCTCATGTGCTTGCAAAATTATATTCCATCTTTCTAATTAAGGGGAAAGAAGGTATAAACATGTTTGAGTAACTGATTTATGACTCAACCCACTAGTCTTTAGAGAGCTCAACTCCAAAGAACAACTCTCAAGAGCAGAGCATCATAAGTTGTTCTTTGGAGAAAGAGAGTAATAAATTATAAGTCATTTGATAACCATAAGTTTATAAGTACTAATAACACACAtaagtttctatttttgtaattcactttctattaatatttcaaataaaacaagtcagagttttgaaaactaaacaaatagttttcaaaaacgttttcattttagaatttgatgaGTGTTTCTCTGactaacaaaaaattataactgaaaaattgaaaggaaacaaacataaa
This is a stretch of genomic DNA from Cucumis sativus cultivar 9930 chromosome 4, Cucumber_9930_V3, whole genome shotgun sequence. It encodes these proteins:
- the LOC101212751 gene encoding ATPase 9, plasma membrane-type, which produces MTDISLQEIKNENIDLERIPVEEVFEQLKCSREGLSSEEGRQRLQLFGPNKLEEKKESKFLKFLGFMWNPLSWVMEAAAIMAIVLANGGGQPPDWQDFVGITALLIINSTISFIEENNAGNAAAALMAGLAPKTKVLRDGRWCEEEAAILVPGDVISVKLGDIIPADARLLEGDPLKIDQSALTGESLPVTRSSGDEVFSGSTVKQGEIEAVVIATGVHTFFGKAAHLVDSTNQVGHFQKVLTAIGNFCICSIAMGMVIEIVVMYPIQHRRYRDGINNLLVLLIGGIPIAMPTVLSVTMAIGSHRLSQQGAITKRMTAIEEMAGMDVLCSDKTGTLTLNKLTVDKSMIEVFVRDVDKDNLVLLGARASRVENQDAIDACIVGMLGDPKEAREGIKEVHFLPFNPVDKRTAITFIDNDGSWHRVSKGAPEQIIELCDLREDIKKKAHSIIDKFADRGLRSLAVCRQTVPEKTKESAGGPWQFVGLLPLFDPPRHDSAETIRRALNLGVNVKMITGDQLAIGKETGRRLGMGTNMYPSSSLLGQSKDESIASLPVDELIEKADGFAGVFPEHKYEIVRRLQERKHICGMTGDGVNDAPALKKADIGIAVADATDAARGASDIVLTEPGLSVIISAVLTSRAIFQRMKNYTIYAVSITIRIVLGFMLIALIWKFDFSPFMVLIIAILNDGTIMTISKDRVKPSPLPDSWKLREIFATGVVLGSYLAVMTVVFFWIANATDFFSDKFGVHSIRGNDGELTAAVYLQVSTVSQALIFVTRSRSWSFVERPGLLLVFAFFVAQLVATLIAVYANWGFAEMKGIGWGWAGVIWIYSVIFYIPLDVLKFATRYALSGKAWNNMIQNRTAFTSKKDYGIGEREAQWAAAQRTLHGLQPPETSELFNDKTNYRELSEIAEQAKKRAEVARLRELHTLKGHVESVVKLKGLDIETIQQHYTV